One Gemmatimonadota bacterium DNA window includes the following coding sequences:
- a CDS encoding DUF2784 domain-containing protein: protein MVYGILADLLLFIHVTFLKFVAVGGFMVLRWRWVMWVHLPSAVLGAVMAFAGWLWPFERVETWLRSQALDAGYSLNLVDRYLPTWLHPASLPRAAEAVIGLGVLGLNLYIYRRVFRQRASGQPA from the coding sequence GTGGTCTACGGCATACTGGCCGACCTGTTGCTGTTCATCCACGTCACCTTTCTCAAGTTCGTCGCGGTCGGCGGCTTCATGGTGCTCCGCTGGCGCTGGGTCATGTGGGTGCACCTGCCGTCGGCGGTGCTGGGCGCGGTCATGGCCTTTGCCGGCTGGCTGTGGCCCTTCGAGCGGGTGGAGACCTGGCTCCGGTCCCAGGCGCTCGACGCCGGCTACTCGCTCAACCTGGTGGATCGCTACCTCCCCACCTGGCTGCACCCGGCGTCCCTGCCCCGCGCCGCCGAAGCCGTCATCGGCCTGGGTGTCCTGGGGCTCAACCTCTACATCTACCGGCGCGTGTTCCGGCAGCGCGCGTCAGGGCAACCTGCCTGA
- a CDS encoding sulfurtransferase, with the protein MAAERQDFGVPPTAELHAGPMHAPTPASIPGGQVITTRGLVELLGNTQVRALVFDVLGGQERIPGALAAVPAAQAGSFRDQTQQEFGGFLRQMTQGSADTPLVFYCLSSHCWMSYNAALRAINMGYRNVLWYRGGIEAWKAAGQRVEPNGPR; encoded by the coding sequence ATGGCCGCGGAGCGGCAGGATTTCGGCGTCCCGCCAACGGCGGAGCTGCATGCCGGCCCCATGCACGCCCCGACCCCCGCCTCCATTCCCGGGGGTCAGGTCATCACGACCCGCGGGCTGGTGGAGCTGCTGGGCAACACCCAGGTGCGGGCGCTGGTGTTCGATGTCCTGGGTGGGCAGGAGCGGATTCCCGGCGCCCTCGCGGCGGTGCCGGCCGCCCAGGCGGGAAGCTTCCGCGACCAGACCCAGCAGGAGTTCGGCGGGTTCCTGCGCCAGATGACGCAGGGGAGCGCGGACACCCCGCTGGTGTTCTACTGCCTCTCGTCGCACTGCTGGATGTCGTACAACGCCGCGCTGCGCGCCATCAACATGGGCTACCGGAACGTGCTCTGGTATCGCGGCGGGATCGAGGCGTGGAAGGCGGCGGGCCAGCGGGTGGAACCGAACGGCCCGCGCTGA